One part of the Phragmites australis chromosome 3, lpPhrAust1.1, whole genome shotgun sequence genome encodes these proteins:
- the LOC133911725 gene encoding uncharacterized protein LOC133911725 isoform X1, with amino-acid sequence MGASLSLVPVLDYFARREFLAAGLRPNAATLPYRDGGAGATCTVHYWVPEGEPRLPPLLLVHGFGPRATWQWRFQVGPLSRHFHVIVPDLLGFGDSSYPSEASPPPSEATQAAALAALLDVLPGLKGQRVAVAGTSYGGFVTYWLARAAGAGRVGPVVIASSDLLKTAADDRGFLKRAGEGWSSVDQVLLPAEPAAMRKLIEMASYRPPPAVMMPDFLIRDFIQAVQIVAVNSSGEVGQVAKTDDFIICQKLFTANRERMIDLLKGITVGTDKFQVTPLSQEVLIIWGDHDQLFPVEKAFAAQRSLNGNARLEIIEKTGHAPQLDDPARFNKVMLDFLLAAHKPDPSVNGSSL; translated from the exons ATGGGGGCCAGCCTGAGCCTCGTGCCGGTGCTCGACTACTTCGCCCGCCGCGAgttcctcgccgccggcctGCGCCCGAACGCCGCCACGCTTCCTTACCGGGACGGCGGCGCCGGGGCGACCTGCACTGTCCACTACTGGGTCCCGGAGGGGGAGCCGCGGCTCCCGCCGCTCCTGCTCGTCCACGGATTCGGGCCCCGGGCCACCTGGCAGTGGCGCTTCCAGGTGGGGCCCCTCTCGCGCCACTTCCACGTCATCGTCCCCGACCTCCTGGGCTTCGGCGACAGCTCGTACCCCTCTgaggcgtcgccgccgccgtcggaggCCACGCAGGCCGCGGCGCTGGCGGCGCTGCTGGACGTGTTGCCCGGCCTGAAGGGACAGCGCGTGGCCGTGGCCGGGACGAGCTACGGCGGTTTCGTGACGTACTGGCTGGCGCGCGCGGCGGGGGCCGGCAGGGTGGGCCCCGTGGTGATCGCGAGCTCCGACCTGCTCAAGACGGCGGCGGACGACAGGGGGTTCCTGAAGCGGGCCGGCGAGGGGTGGAGCAGCGTGGACCAGGTGCTCCTGCCCGCCGAGCCCGCTGCGATGCGGAAGCTGATTGAGATGGCCTCCTACCGTCCGCCGCCGGCGGTGATGATGCCGGACTTCCTGATCCGGGACTTCATCCAG GCCGTTCAGATAGTAGCAGTTAATAGTTCCGGTGAGGTAGGGCAGGTTGCTAAAACAGACGATTTTATCATCTGTCAGAAACTTTTCACGGCGAACAGGGAGCGGATGATTGATCTTTTGAAGGGGATCACAGTCGGCACAGATAAATTCCAAGTGACACCATTATCCCAG GAGGTGCTAATTATCTGGGGAGACCATGATCAGCTTTTCCCAGTAGAGAAGGCGTTTGCAGCTCAGAG GTCTTTGAACGGGAATGCTAGACTGGAGATCATAGAGAAGACAGGCCACGCTCCACAGCTTGATGATCCAGCTCGGTTCAACAAGGTCATGCTGGACTTCTTGCTGGCTGCTCACAAGCCTGATCCTTCGGTTAATGGCAGCTCGCTATAA
- the LOC133911723 gene encoding uncharacterized protein LOC133911723: MGFGVLPLMEFLARRAFLGAGLRPRTIALPSSASDGGGGQHAIHYWAPPGQPRRPPLLLIHGFGPMATWQWRLQVAPLSRHFHVIVPDLLCFGASSNSGGSPPPSESAQAAALAALLDALPGLATGARFAVVGTSYGGFVAYSLARAVGPGRVGPVVISNSDLLKTAEDDRGLLERAGGGWARTADLLMPLDARGARRLMELSFYRRQAIALLPDFVIRHAVQKLFWDKREEKIELMKAITVGTDEFQLTPLSQDVLLIWGDHDQIFPLEKAFAVKRCLGENVRLEVFEKTGHVPQMEDPDRFNRVVLHFLLSSGKPPSTQHDQ, translated from the exons ATGGGCTTCGGCGTCCTCCCGCTGATGGAATTCCTCGCGCGCCGCGCGTTCCTCGGCGCCGGCCTCCGGCCCCGCACGATCGCTCTCCCCTCCTCCGCGTCCGACGGTGGCGGCGGGCAGCACGCCATCCACTACTGGGCGCCGCCGGGGCAgccgcgccgcccgccgctGCTGCTCATCCACGGCTTCGGGCCCATGGCCACCTGGCAGTGGCGCCTGCAGGTGGCCCCTCTCTCCCGCCACTTCCACGTCATCGTCCCGGACCTCCTCTGCTTCGGCGCCTCCTCCAACTCCGGCGGCTCCCCGCCGCCCTCCGAGTCCGCGCAGGCCGCTGCGCTCGCCGCGCTGCTCGACGCGCTCCCTGGCCTCGCCACGGGCGCGCGCTTCGCGGTGGTCGGCACCAGCTACGGCGGGTTCGTGGCCTACTCCCTGGCGCGCGCGGTGGGGCCCGGGAGGGTCGGCCCAGTGGTGATATCCAACTCCGACCTGCTCAAGACGGCCGAGGACGACAGGGGGCTCCTCGAGCGCGCGGGGGGCGGGTGGGCGCGCACGGCCGACCTGCTCATGCCGCTCGACGCGCGAGGCGCGCGGCGGCTCATGGAACTCTCCTTCTACCGGAGGCAGGCCATCGCCTTGCTGCCCGACTTTGTGATCCGACACGCCGTGCAG AAGCTTTTTTGGGATAAAAGGGAGGAGAAGATTGAGCTTATGAAGGCTATAACTGTAGGCACAGACGAGTTCCAGCTTACACCCTTGTCTCAG GACGTTTTGCTCATCTGGGGAGATCATGATCAGATATTTCCCCTGGAAAAGGCATTTGCCGTCAAGAG GTGTTTAGGTGAGAATGTTAGGTTGGAAGTCTTCGAGAAAACAGGCCATGTACCTCAGATGGAGGACCCGGATCGGTTCAACAGGGTTGTGCTGCATTTCTTGCTTTCGTCTGGAAAGCCTCCTTCAACTCAGCATGATCAGTAG
- the LOC133911725 gene encoding uncharacterized protein LOC133911725 isoform X2, protein MGASLSLVPVLDYFARREFLAAGLRPNAATLPYRDGGAGATCTVHYWVPEGEPRLPPLLLVHGFGPRATWQWRFQVGPLSRHFHVIVPDLLGFGDSSYPSEASPPPSEATQAAALAALLDVLPGLKGQRVAVAGTSYGGFVTYWLARAAGAGRVGPVVIASSDLLKTAADDRGFLKRAGEGWSSVDQVLLPAEPAAMRKLIEMASYRPPPAVMMPDFLIRDFIQKLFTANRERMIDLLKGITVGTDKFQVTPLSQEVLIIWGDHDQLFPVEKAFAAQRSLNGNARLEIIEKTGHAPQLDDPARFNKVMLDFLLAAHKPDPSVNGSSL, encoded by the exons ATGGGGGCCAGCCTGAGCCTCGTGCCGGTGCTCGACTACTTCGCCCGCCGCGAgttcctcgccgccggcctGCGCCCGAACGCCGCCACGCTTCCTTACCGGGACGGCGGCGCCGGGGCGACCTGCACTGTCCACTACTGGGTCCCGGAGGGGGAGCCGCGGCTCCCGCCGCTCCTGCTCGTCCACGGATTCGGGCCCCGGGCCACCTGGCAGTGGCGCTTCCAGGTGGGGCCCCTCTCGCGCCACTTCCACGTCATCGTCCCCGACCTCCTGGGCTTCGGCGACAGCTCGTACCCCTCTgaggcgtcgccgccgccgtcggaggCCACGCAGGCCGCGGCGCTGGCGGCGCTGCTGGACGTGTTGCCCGGCCTGAAGGGACAGCGCGTGGCCGTGGCCGGGACGAGCTACGGCGGTTTCGTGACGTACTGGCTGGCGCGCGCGGCGGGGGCCGGCAGGGTGGGCCCCGTGGTGATCGCGAGCTCCGACCTGCTCAAGACGGCGGCGGACGACAGGGGGTTCCTGAAGCGGGCCGGCGAGGGGTGGAGCAGCGTGGACCAGGTGCTCCTGCCCGCCGAGCCCGCTGCGATGCGGAAGCTGATTGAGATGGCCTCCTACCGTCCGCCGCCGGCGGTGATGATGCCGGACTTCCTGATCCGGGACTTCATCCAG AAACTTTTCACGGCGAACAGGGAGCGGATGATTGATCTTTTGAAGGGGATCACAGTCGGCACAGATAAATTCCAAGTGACACCATTATCCCAG GAGGTGCTAATTATCTGGGGAGACCATGATCAGCTTTTCCCAGTAGAGAAGGCGTTTGCAGCTCAGAG GTCTTTGAACGGGAATGCTAGACTGGAGATCATAGAGAAGACAGGCCACGCTCCACAGCTTGATGATCCAGCTCGGTTCAACAAGGTCATGCTGGACTTCTTGCTGGCTGCTCACAAGCCTGATCCTTCGGTTAATGGCAGCTCGCTATAA
- the LOC133911724 gene encoding ylmG homolog protein 2, chloroplastic-like: protein MAASPTADPASMPPLLLAVRHLPFPGVHWPRTLPAHDVLTPLARRLEELAAAASAHPLLRPLFAVHSHLSSFSQSRMRLVVARRVALLSGEHCFAAVLGNSVAGVVVANGINNFLSLYNTVLVVRLVLTWFPNTPPAIVAPLSTICDPYLNIFRGIIPPLGGTLDLSPILAFLVLNAFTGTAAALPAELPDSAAPQHRQSSASPSTSPPLNLTANQRKWMRRMRSRNWQEKDGDH, encoded by the exons ATGGCCGCCTCCCCCACCGCCGACCCCGCCTCGATGCCGCCACTTCTTCTCGCCGTACGCCACCTACCCTTCCCCGGCGTCCACTGGCCGCGCACGCTCCCCGCCCACGACGTCCTCACCCCTCTCGCCCGCCGCCTCGAAGAGCTCGCGGCCGCAGCTTCCGCCCACCCGCTCCTGAGGCCGCTCTTCGCCGTCCACTCCCACCTCTCCTCCTTCTCACAG AGCAGGATGCGGCTGGTGGTGGCGCGGCGGGTGGCGCTGCTGTCCGGGGAGCACTGCTTCGCGGCAGTGCTGGGGAACTCTGTGGCCGGGGTGGTGGTGGCCAACGGCATCAACAACTTCCTCAGCCTCTACAACACGGTGCTCGTCGTCAGGCTTGTGCTCACCTGGTTCCCCAACACACCGCCCGCCATCGTCGCGCCTCTCAG CACGATATGTGACCCGTACCTCAACATCTTCCGGGGCATCATCCCGCCGCTCGGGGGAACGCTGGACCTGTCACCCATCCTCGCCTTCCTCGTCCTCAACGCCTTCAccggcaccgccgccgcacTTCCGGCGGAGCTCCCCGACTCAGCTGCTCCACAGCATCGTCAGAGCAGTGCCTCTCCATCCACCTCGCCGCCACTTAACCTGACGGCCAATCAAAGGAAATGGATGCGGAGAATGCGGTCACGAAATTGGCAGGAAAAAGATGGTGATCACTAG